From Camelus dromedarius isolate mCamDro1 chromosome 12, mCamDro1.pat, whole genome shotgun sequence, the proteins below share one genomic window:
- the ATG16L2 gene encoding protein Atg16l2 isoform X3: MAGPEDPGAPAAQWKRHIVRQLRQRDRTQKALFLELVPAYNRLLEKAELLARFSEKLQPEPNDVTPATHQGPWEEESGPDSDQVPSPAAQRVKWQEEEEGLRLVCGEMAYQVVVKSEALGALESQLGERRGRLAALEARVAQLQEARAQGVQQVDARCALNEAQREAYEALRARAGHLEAALRRLEEEARDLVERLVQRKARAAAERNLRNERRERAKQARVSLELKKAAKRTVSISESPDTLGDGIIEEAETLALAAEPESLESEAGEKWKRPFRSASATSLTLSRCVDVVKGLLDFKKRRGHSIGGAPEQRYQSIPMCVAARLPTRAQDMLDAHLSEVNTVCFGPNSSLLATGGADRLILLWNVVGGRLKANQTLEGAGGSITSVDFDPSGSQVLAATYNKAAQLWKVGEAQSKETLSGHADKVTAAKFKLTRHQAVTGSRDRTVKEWDLGRAYCSRTINVISYCNDVVCGDHVIISGHNDQKIRFWDSRGPRCIQVIPVQGRVTSLSLSHDQLHLLSCSRDDTLKVIDLRVSNIRQVFRADGFKCGSDWTKAVFSPDRSYALAGSWDGVLYIWNVDTGKLESSLQGPHSFAETWQPRIGMVRLSPPSCT; encoded by the exons ATGGCGGGGCCAGAAGACCCCGGCGCTCCCGCTGCCCAATGGAAAAGACACATCGTGCGGCAGCTTCGACAGCGAGACCGCACGCAAAAAGCACTCTTTCTGGAGCTAGTGCCGGCCT ATAACCGTCTCCTAGAGAAGGCTGAGCTGCTAGCCCGGTTCTCAGAGAAGCTGCAGCCAGAGCCAAACGATGTCACTCCCGCTACCCACCAGGGCCCCTG GGAAGAGGAGTCAGGGCCTGACTCAGACCAAGTCCCATCACCAGCTGCTCAGAGGGTGAAGTggcaagaggaggaagaggggctcCGGCTGGTGTGTGGAGAG ATGGCCTACCAGGTGGTGGTGAAGAGCGAGGCGCTCGGCGCCCTGGAGTCGCAGCTGGGCGAACGGCGAGGCAG GCTGGCGGCTTTAGAGGCACGCGTGGCGCAGTTGCAGGAAGCGCGGGCGCAGGGGGTGCAGCAGGTAGACGCGCGGTGCGCGCTGAATGAGGCGCAGCGGGAGGCTTACGAGGCGCTGCGTGCGCGCGCCGGGCACCTGGAAGCGGCACTGCGCAGGCTCGAGGAAGAGGCCCGCGACCTGGTGGAGCGGCTGGTGCAGCGCAAGGCGCGCGCGGCCGCTGAGCGTAACCTGCGCAACGAGCGCCGCGAGAG GGCCAAGCAGGCGCGGGTATCCCTGGAGCTGAAGAAAGCAGCCAAGCGGACAGTGAGCATCAGCGA GAGCCCAGACACACTAGGTGATGGGATCATAGAGGAAGCAGAAACTCTAGCTCTGGCTGCTGAGCCAGAGTCCCTGGAGAGTGAGGCTGGCGAGAAATGGAAGAGGCCCTTCAG GTCTGCCTCTGCCACCTCCCTGACGCTGTCCCGCTGTGTGGATGTGGTGAAGGGGCTTCtaga TTTCAAGAAGAGGAGAGGCCACTCAATAGGGGGAGCCCCTGAGCAGCGATACCAGAGCATCCCTATGTGCGTGGCTGCCCGACTTCCTACTCGAGCTCAGGATATGCTG GATGCCCACCTCTCCGAGGTCAACACTGTTTGTTTTGGCCCCAACAGCAGCCTTCTGGCCACTGGAGGGGCTGACCGGCTCATCCTCCTCTGGAATGTTGTGGGAG GTCGCCTGAAGGCCAACCAGACCCTTGAAGGAGCTGGCGGCAGCATCACCAGTGTGGACTTTGACCCCTCG ggctcccaggTATTGGCAGCTACTTACAATAAGGCCGCCCAGCTCTGGAAGGTGGGGGAGGCACAGTCCAAG GAGACACTATCTGGACATGCAGACAAAGTGACAGCTGCCAAATTCAAGCTAACACGGCATCAGGCGGTGACTGGGAGCCGGGACCGGACAGTGAAGGAGTGGGACCTCGGCCGCGCCTACT GCTCCAGGACCATCAATGTCATTTCCTACTGTAACGACGTGGTGTGTGGGGACCATGTCATCATTAGTGGCCACAATGACCAGAAGATCCGGTTCTGGGACAGCAG GGGACCCCGCTGCATCCAGGTCATCCCTGTGCAGGGCCGggtcacctccctgagcctcagccacGACCAGCTGCATCTGCTCAGCTGTTCTCGAGATGATACTCTTAAGGTCATTGACCTGCGTGTCAGCAATATCCGCCAGGTGTTCAG AGCTGATGGCTTCAAGTGTGGCTCTGACTGGACCAAAGCTGTGTTCAG TCCAGACAGAAGCTACGCACTGGCAGGTTCCTGGGATGGAGTGCTTTACATCTGGAACGTAGACACTGGGAAACTGGAGAGTAGCCTTCAGGGACCCCATAG TTTTGCAGAAACCTGGCAACCAAGGATTGGAATGGTGAGG CTTTCTCCCCCATCATGTACCTGA
- the ATG16L2 gene encoding protein Atg16l2 isoform X2 — MAGPEDPGAPAAQWKRHIVRQLRQRDRTQKALFLELVPAYNRLLEKAELLARFSEKLQPEPNDVTPATHQGPWEEESGPDSDQVPSPAAQRVKWQEEEEGLRLVCGEMAYQVVVKSEALGALESQLGERRGRLAALEARVAQLQEARAQGVQQVDARCALNEAQREAYEALRARAGHLEAALRRLEEEARDLVERLVQRKARAAAERNLRNERRERAKQARVSLELKKAAKRTVSISESPDTLGDGIIEEAETLALAAEPESLESEAGEKWKRPFRSASATSLTLSRCVDVVKGLLDFKKRRGHSIGGAPEQRYQSIPMCVAARLPTRAQDMLDAHLSEVNTVCFGPNSSLLATGGADRLILLWNVVGGRLKANQTLEGAGGSITSVDFDPSGSQVLAATYNKAAQLWKVGEAQSKETLSGHADKVTAAKFKLTRHQAVTGSRDRTVKEWDLGRAYCSRTINVISYCNDVVCGDHVIISGHNDQKIRFWDSRGPRCIQVIPVQGRVTSLSLSHDQLHLLSCSRDDTLKVIDLRVSNIRQVFRADGFKCGSDWTKAVFSPDRSYALAGSWDGVLYIWNVDTGKLESSLQGPHSAAVNAVAWCYSGSHVVSVDQARKVVLWH; from the exons ATGGCGGGGCCAGAAGACCCCGGCGCTCCCGCTGCCCAATGGAAAAGACACATCGTGCGGCAGCTTCGACAGCGAGACCGCACGCAAAAAGCACTCTTTCTGGAGCTAGTGCCGGCCT ATAACCGTCTCCTAGAGAAGGCTGAGCTGCTAGCCCGGTTCTCAGAGAAGCTGCAGCCAGAGCCAAACGATGTCACTCCCGCTACCCACCAGGGCCCCTG GGAAGAGGAGTCAGGGCCTGACTCAGACCAAGTCCCATCACCAGCTGCTCAGAGGGTGAAGTggcaagaggaggaagaggggctcCGGCTGGTGTGTGGAGAG ATGGCCTACCAGGTGGTGGTGAAGAGCGAGGCGCTCGGCGCCCTGGAGTCGCAGCTGGGCGAACGGCGAGGCAG GCTGGCGGCTTTAGAGGCACGCGTGGCGCAGTTGCAGGAAGCGCGGGCGCAGGGGGTGCAGCAGGTAGACGCGCGGTGCGCGCTGAATGAGGCGCAGCGGGAGGCTTACGAGGCGCTGCGTGCGCGCGCCGGGCACCTGGAAGCGGCACTGCGCAGGCTCGAGGAAGAGGCCCGCGACCTGGTGGAGCGGCTGGTGCAGCGCAAGGCGCGCGCGGCCGCTGAGCGTAACCTGCGCAACGAGCGCCGCGAGAG GGCCAAGCAGGCGCGGGTATCCCTGGAGCTGAAGAAAGCAGCCAAGCGGACAGTGAGCATCAGCGA GAGCCCAGACACACTAGGTGATGGGATCATAGAGGAAGCAGAAACTCTAGCTCTGGCTGCTGAGCCAGAGTCCCTGGAGAGTGAGGCTGGCGAGAAATGGAAGAGGCCCTTCAG GTCTGCCTCTGCCACCTCCCTGACGCTGTCCCGCTGTGTGGATGTGGTGAAGGGGCTTCtaga TTTCAAGAAGAGGAGAGGCCACTCAATAGGGGGAGCCCCTGAGCAGCGATACCAGAGCATCCCTATGTGCGTGGCTGCCCGACTTCCTACTCGAGCTCAGGATATGCTG GATGCCCACCTCTCCGAGGTCAACACTGTTTGTTTTGGCCCCAACAGCAGCCTTCTGGCCACTGGAGGGGCTGACCGGCTCATCCTCCTCTGGAATGTTGTGGGAG GTCGCCTGAAGGCCAACCAGACCCTTGAAGGAGCTGGCGGCAGCATCACCAGTGTGGACTTTGACCCCTCG ggctcccaggTATTGGCAGCTACTTACAATAAGGCCGCCCAGCTCTGGAAGGTGGGGGAGGCACAGTCCAAG GAGACACTATCTGGACATGCAGACAAAGTGACAGCTGCCAAATTCAAGCTAACACGGCATCAGGCGGTGACTGGGAGCCGGGACCGGACAGTGAAGGAGTGGGACCTCGGCCGCGCCTACT GCTCCAGGACCATCAATGTCATTTCCTACTGTAACGACGTGGTGTGTGGGGACCATGTCATCATTAGTGGCCACAATGACCAGAAGATCCGGTTCTGGGACAGCAG GGGACCCCGCTGCATCCAGGTCATCCCTGTGCAGGGCCGggtcacctccctgagcctcagccacGACCAGCTGCATCTGCTCAGCTGTTCTCGAGATGATACTCTTAAGGTCATTGACCTGCGTGTCAGCAATATCCGCCAGGTGTTCAG AGCTGATGGCTTCAAGTGTGGCTCTGACTGGACCAAAGCTGTGTTCAG TCCAGACAGAAGCTACGCACTGGCAGGTTCCTGGGATGGAGTGCTTTACATCTGGAACGTAGACACTGGGAAACTGGAGAGTAGCCTTCAGGGACCCCATAG tgCTGCTGTCAATGCCGTGGCCTGGTGCTACTCTGGGAGCCATGTGGTGAGCGTGGACCAGGCCAGGAAGGTTGTGCTCTGGCACTAG
- the ATG16L2 gene encoding protein Atg16l2 isoform X1 — MAGPEDPGAPAAQWKRHIVRQLRQRDRTQKALFLELVPAYNRLLEKAELLARFSEKLQPEPNDVTPATHQGPWEEESGPDSDQVPSPAAQRVKWQEEEEGLRLVCGEMAYQVVVKSEALGALESQLGERRGRLAALEARVAQLQEARAQGVQQVDARCALNEAQREAYEALRARAGHLEAALRRLEEEARDLVERLVQRKARAAAERNLRNERRERAKQARVSLELKKAAKRTVSISESPDTLGDGIIEEAETLALAAEPESLESEAGEKWKRPFRSASATSLTLSRCVDVVKGLLDFKKRRGHSIGGAPEQRYQSIPMCVAARLPTRAQDMLDAHLSEVNTVCFGPNSSLLATGGADRLILLWNVVGGRLKANQTLEGAGGSITSVDFDPSGSQVLAATYNKAAQLWKVGEAQSKETLSGHADKVTAAKFKLTRHQAVTGSRDRTVKEWDLGRAYCSRTINVISYCNDVVCGDHVIISGHNDQKIRFWDSRGPRCIQVIPVQGRVTSLSLSHDQLHLLSCSRDDTLKVIDLRVSNIRQVFRADGFKCGSDWTKAVFSPDRSYALAGSWDGVLYIWNVDTGKLESSLQGPHSFAETWQPRIGMVRVRMRLQPTFARVKRLLGSHLL, encoded by the exons ATGGCGGGGCCAGAAGACCCCGGCGCTCCCGCTGCCCAATGGAAAAGACACATCGTGCGGCAGCTTCGACAGCGAGACCGCACGCAAAAAGCACTCTTTCTGGAGCTAGTGCCGGCCT ATAACCGTCTCCTAGAGAAGGCTGAGCTGCTAGCCCGGTTCTCAGAGAAGCTGCAGCCAGAGCCAAACGATGTCACTCCCGCTACCCACCAGGGCCCCTG GGAAGAGGAGTCAGGGCCTGACTCAGACCAAGTCCCATCACCAGCTGCTCAGAGGGTGAAGTggcaagaggaggaagaggggctcCGGCTGGTGTGTGGAGAG ATGGCCTACCAGGTGGTGGTGAAGAGCGAGGCGCTCGGCGCCCTGGAGTCGCAGCTGGGCGAACGGCGAGGCAG GCTGGCGGCTTTAGAGGCACGCGTGGCGCAGTTGCAGGAAGCGCGGGCGCAGGGGGTGCAGCAGGTAGACGCGCGGTGCGCGCTGAATGAGGCGCAGCGGGAGGCTTACGAGGCGCTGCGTGCGCGCGCCGGGCACCTGGAAGCGGCACTGCGCAGGCTCGAGGAAGAGGCCCGCGACCTGGTGGAGCGGCTGGTGCAGCGCAAGGCGCGCGCGGCCGCTGAGCGTAACCTGCGCAACGAGCGCCGCGAGAG GGCCAAGCAGGCGCGGGTATCCCTGGAGCTGAAGAAAGCAGCCAAGCGGACAGTGAGCATCAGCGA GAGCCCAGACACACTAGGTGATGGGATCATAGAGGAAGCAGAAACTCTAGCTCTGGCTGCTGAGCCAGAGTCCCTGGAGAGTGAGGCTGGCGAGAAATGGAAGAGGCCCTTCAG GTCTGCCTCTGCCACCTCCCTGACGCTGTCCCGCTGTGTGGATGTGGTGAAGGGGCTTCtaga TTTCAAGAAGAGGAGAGGCCACTCAATAGGGGGAGCCCCTGAGCAGCGATACCAGAGCATCCCTATGTGCGTGGCTGCCCGACTTCCTACTCGAGCTCAGGATATGCTG GATGCCCACCTCTCCGAGGTCAACACTGTTTGTTTTGGCCCCAACAGCAGCCTTCTGGCCACTGGAGGGGCTGACCGGCTCATCCTCCTCTGGAATGTTGTGGGAG GTCGCCTGAAGGCCAACCAGACCCTTGAAGGAGCTGGCGGCAGCATCACCAGTGTGGACTTTGACCCCTCG ggctcccaggTATTGGCAGCTACTTACAATAAGGCCGCCCAGCTCTGGAAGGTGGGGGAGGCACAGTCCAAG GAGACACTATCTGGACATGCAGACAAAGTGACAGCTGCCAAATTCAAGCTAACACGGCATCAGGCGGTGACTGGGAGCCGGGACCGGACAGTGAAGGAGTGGGACCTCGGCCGCGCCTACT GCTCCAGGACCATCAATGTCATTTCCTACTGTAACGACGTGGTGTGTGGGGACCATGTCATCATTAGTGGCCACAATGACCAGAAGATCCGGTTCTGGGACAGCAG GGGACCCCGCTGCATCCAGGTCATCCCTGTGCAGGGCCGggtcacctccctgagcctcagccacGACCAGCTGCATCTGCTCAGCTGTTCTCGAGATGATACTCTTAAGGTCATTGACCTGCGTGTCAGCAATATCCGCCAGGTGTTCAG AGCTGATGGCTTCAAGTGTGGCTCTGACTGGACCAAAGCTGTGTTCAG TCCAGACAGAAGCTACGCACTGGCAGGTTCCTGGGATGGAGTGCTTTACATCTGGAACGTAGACACTGGGAAACTGGAGAGTAGCCTTCAGGGACCCCATAG TTTTGCAGAAACCTGGCAACCAAGGATTGGAATGGTGAGGGTGAGGATGAGACTACAGCCCACTTTTGCACGGGTCAAGAGACTCCTTGGGAGTCATCTTCTTTAA
- the ATG16L2 gene encoding protein Atg16l2 isoform X5: MAGPEDPGAPAAQWKRHIVRQLRQRDRTQKALFLELVPAYNRLLEKAELLARFSEKLQPEPNDVTPATHQGPWEEESGPDSDQVPSPAAQRVKWQEEEEGLRLVCGEMAYQVVVKSEALGALESQLGERRGRSPDTLGDGIIEEAETLALAAEPESLESEAGEKWKRPFRSASATSLTLSRCVDVVKGLLDFKKRRGHSIGGAPEQRYQSIPMCVAARLPTRAQDMLDAHLSEVNTVCFGPNSSLLATGGADRLILLWNVVGGRLKANQTLEGAGGSITSVDFDPSGSQVLAATYNKAAQLWKVGEAQSKETLSGHADKVTAAKFKLTRHQAVTGSRDRTVKEWDLGRAYCSRTINVISYCNDVVCGDHVIISGHNDQKIRFWDSRGPRCIQVIPVQGRVTSLSLSHDQLHLLSCSRDDTLKVIDLRVSNIRQVFRADGFKCGSDWTKAVFSPDRSYALAGSWDGVLYIWNVDTGKLESSLQGPHSFAETWQPRIGMVRVRMRLQPTFARVKRLLGSHLL, encoded by the exons ATGGCGGGGCCAGAAGACCCCGGCGCTCCCGCTGCCCAATGGAAAAGACACATCGTGCGGCAGCTTCGACAGCGAGACCGCACGCAAAAAGCACTCTTTCTGGAGCTAGTGCCGGCCT ATAACCGTCTCCTAGAGAAGGCTGAGCTGCTAGCCCGGTTCTCAGAGAAGCTGCAGCCAGAGCCAAACGATGTCACTCCCGCTACCCACCAGGGCCCCTG GGAAGAGGAGTCAGGGCCTGACTCAGACCAAGTCCCATCACCAGCTGCTCAGAGGGTGAAGTggcaagaggaggaagaggggctcCGGCTGGTGTGTGGAGAG ATGGCCTACCAGGTGGTGGTGAAGAGCGAGGCGCTCGGCGCCCTGGAGTCGCAGCTGGGCGAACGGCGAGGCAG GAGCCCAGACACACTAGGTGATGGGATCATAGAGGAAGCAGAAACTCTAGCTCTGGCTGCTGAGCCAGAGTCCCTGGAGAGTGAGGCTGGCGAGAAATGGAAGAGGCCCTTCAG GTCTGCCTCTGCCACCTCCCTGACGCTGTCCCGCTGTGTGGATGTGGTGAAGGGGCTTCtaga TTTCAAGAAGAGGAGAGGCCACTCAATAGGGGGAGCCCCTGAGCAGCGATACCAGAGCATCCCTATGTGCGTGGCTGCCCGACTTCCTACTCGAGCTCAGGATATGCTG GATGCCCACCTCTCCGAGGTCAACACTGTTTGTTTTGGCCCCAACAGCAGCCTTCTGGCCACTGGAGGGGCTGACCGGCTCATCCTCCTCTGGAATGTTGTGGGAG GTCGCCTGAAGGCCAACCAGACCCTTGAAGGAGCTGGCGGCAGCATCACCAGTGTGGACTTTGACCCCTCG ggctcccaggTATTGGCAGCTACTTACAATAAGGCCGCCCAGCTCTGGAAGGTGGGGGAGGCACAGTCCAAG GAGACACTATCTGGACATGCAGACAAAGTGACAGCTGCCAAATTCAAGCTAACACGGCATCAGGCGGTGACTGGGAGCCGGGACCGGACAGTGAAGGAGTGGGACCTCGGCCGCGCCTACT GCTCCAGGACCATCAATGTCATTTCCTACTGTAACGACGTGGTGTGTGGGGACCATGTCATCATTAGTGGCCACAATGACCAGAAGATCCGGTTCTGGGACAGCAG GGGACCCCGCTGCATCCAGGTCATCCCTGTGCAGGGCCGggtcacctccctgagcctcagccacGACCAGCTGCATCTGCTCAGCTGTTCTCGAGATGATACTCTTAAGGTCATTGACCTGCGTGTCAGCAATATCCGCCAGGTGTTCAG AGCTGATGGCTTCAAGTGTGGCTCTGACTGGACCAAAGCTGTGTTCAG TCCAGACAGAAGCTACGCACTGGCAGGTTCCTGGGATGGAGTGCTTTACATCTGGAACGTAGACACTGGGAAACTGGAGAGTAGCCTTCAGGGACCCCATAG TTTTGCAGAAACCTGGCAACCAAGGATTGGAATGGTGAGGGTGAGGATGAGACTACAGCCCACTTTTGCACGGGTCAAGAGACTCCTTGGGAGTCATCTTCTTTAA
- the ATG16L2 gene encoding protein Atg16l2 isoform X4, whose translation MAGPEDPGAPAAQWKRHIVRQLRQRDRTQKALFLELVPAYNRLLEKAELLARFSEKLQPEPNDVTPATHQGPWEEESGPDSDQVPSPAAQRVKWQEEEEGLRLVCGEMAYQVVVKSEALGALESQLGERRGRLAALEARVAQLQEARAQGVQQVDARCALNEAQREAYEALRARAGHLEAALRRLEEEARDLVERLVQRKARAAAERNLRNERRERAKQARVSLELKKAAKRTVSISESPDTLGDGIIEEAETLALAAEPESLESEAGEKWKRPFSFKKRRGHSIGGAPEQRYQSIPMCVAARLPTRAQDMLDAHLSEVNTVCFGPNSSLLATGGADRLILLWNVVGGRLKANQTLEGAGGSITSVDFDPSGSQVLAATYNKAAQLWKVGEAQSKETLSGHADKVTAAKFKLTRHQAVTGSRDRTVKEWDLGRAYCSRTINVISYCNDVVCGDHVIISGHNDQKIRFWDSRGPRCIQVIPVQGRVTSLSLSHDQLHLLSCSRDDTLKVIDLRVSNIRQVFRADGFKCGSDWTKAVFSPDRSYALAGSWDGVLYIWNVDTGKLESSLQGPHSFAETWQPRIGMVRVRMRLQPTFARVKRLLGSHLL comes from the exons ATGGCGGGGCCAGAAGACCCCGGCGCTCCCGCTGCCCAATGGAAAAGACACATCGTGCGGCAGCTTCGACAGCGAGACCGCACGCAAAAAGCACTCTTTCTGGAGCTAGTGCCGGCCT ATAACCGTCTCCTAGAGAAGGCTGAGCTGCTAGCCCGGTTCTCAGAGAAGCTGCAGCCAGAGCCAAACGATGTCACTCCCGCTACCCACCAGGGCCCCTG GGAAGAGGAGTCAGGGCCTGACTCAGACCAAGTCCCATCACCAGCTGCTCAGAGGGTGAAGTggcaagaggaggaagaggggctcCGGCTGGTGTGTGGAGAG ATGGCCTACCAGGTGGTGGTGAAGAGCGAGGCGCTCGGCGCCCTGGAGTCGCAGCTGGGCGAACGGCGAGGCAG GCTGGCGGCTTTAGAGGCACGCGTGGCGCAGTTGCAGGAAGCGCGGGCGCAGGGGGTGCAGCAGGTAGACGCGCGGTGCGCGCTGAATGAGGCGCAGCGGGAGGCTTACGAGGCGCTGCGTGCGCGCGCCGGGCACCTGGAAGCGGCACTGCGCAGGCTCGAGGAAGAGGCCCGCGACCTGGTGGAGCGGCTGGTGCAGCGCAAGGCGCGCGCGGCCGCTGAGCGTAACCTGCGCAACGAGCGCCGCGAGAG GGCCAAGCAGGCGCGGGTATCCCTGGAGCTGAAGAAAGCAGCCAAGCGGACAGTGAGCATCAGCGA GAGCCCAGACACACTAGGTGATGGGATCATAGAGGAAGCAGAAACTCTAGCTCTGGCTGCTGAGCCAGAGTCCCTGGAGAGTGAGGCTGGCGAGAAATGGAAGAGGCCCTTCAG TTTCAAGAAGAGGAGAGGCCACTCAATAGGGGGAGCCCCTGAGCAGCGATACCAGAGCATCCCTATGTGCGTGGCTGCCCGACTTCCTACTCGAGCTCAGGATATGCTG GATGCCCACCTCTCCGAGGTCAACACTGTTTGTTTTGGCCCCAACAGCAGCCTTCTGGCCACTGGAGGGGCTGACCGGCTCATCCTCCTCTGGAATGTTGTGGGAG GTCGCCTGAAGGCCAACCAGACCCTTGAAGGAGCTGGCGGCAGCATCACCAGTGTGGACTTTGACCCCTCG ggctcccaggTATTGGCAGCTACTTACAATAAGGCCGCCCAGCTCTGGAAGGTGGGGGAGGCACAGTCCAAG GAGACACTATCTGGACATGCAGACAAAGTGACAGCTGCCAAATTCAAGCTAACACGGCATCAGGCGGTGACTGGGAGCCGGGACCGGACAGTGAAGGAGTGGGACCTCGGCCGCGCCTACT GCTCCAGGACCATCAATGTCATTTCCTACTGTAACGACGTGGTGTGTGGGGACCATGTCATCATTAGTGGCCACAATGACCAGAAGATCCGGTTCTGGGACAGCAG GGGACCCCGCTGCATCCAGGTCATCCCTGTGCAGGGCCGggtcacctccctgagcctcagccacGACCAGCTGCATCTGCTCAGCTGTTCTCGAGATGATACTCTTAAGGTCATTGACCTGCGTGTCAGCAATATCCGCCAGGTGTTCAG AGCTGATGGCTTCAAGTGTGGCTCTGACTGGACCAAAGCTGTGTTCAG TCCAGACAGAAGCTACGCACTGGCAGGTTCCTGGGATGGAGTGCTTTACATCTGGAACGTAGACACTGGGAAACTGGAGAGTAGCCTTCAGGGACCCCATAG TTTTGCAGAAACCTGGCAACCAAGGATTGGAATGGTGAGGGTGAGGATGAGACTACAGCCCACTTTTGCACGGGTCAAGAGACTCCTTGGGAGTCATCTTCTTTAA
- the ATG16L2 gene encoding protein Atg16l2 isoform X6 — MAYQVVVKSEALGALESQLGERRGRLAALEARVAQLQEARAQGVQQVDARCALNEAQREAYEALRARAGHLEAALRRLEEEARDLVERLVQRKARAAAERNLRNERRERAKQARVSLELKKAAKRTVSISESPDTLGDGIIEEAETLALAAEPESLESEAGEKWKRPFRSASATSLTLSRCVDVVKGLLDFKKRRGHSIGGAPEQRYQSIPMCVAARLPTRAQDMLDAHLSEVNTVCFGPNSSLLATGGADRLILLWNVVGGRLKANQTLEGAGGSITSVDFDPSGSQVLAATYNKAAQLWKVGEAQSKETLSGHADKVTAAKFKLTRHQAVTGSRDRTVKEWDLGRAYCSRTINVISYCNDVVCGDHVIISGHNDQKIRFWDSRGPRCIQVIPVQGRVTSLSLSHDQLHLLSCSRDDTLKVIDLRVSNIRQVFRADGFKCGSDWTKAVFSPDRSYALAGSWDGVLYIWNVDTGKLESSLQGPHSFAETWQPRIGMVRVRMRLQPTFARVKRLLGSHLL, encoded by the exons ATGGCCTACCAGGTGGTGGTGAAGAGCGAGGCGCTCGGCGCCCTGGAGTCGCAGCTGGGCGAACGGCGAGGCAG GCTGGCGGCTTTAGAGGCACGCGTGGCGCAGTTGCAGGAAGCGCGGGCGCAGGGGGTGCAGCAGGTAGACGCGCGGTGCGCGCTGAATGAGGCGCAGCGGGAGGCTTACGAGGCGCTGCGTGCGCGCGCCGGGCACCTGGAAGCGGCACTGCGCAGGCTCGAGGAAGAGGCCCGCGACCTGGTGGAGCGGCTGGTGCAGCGCAAGGCGCGCGCGGCCGCTGAGCGTAACCTGCGCAACGAGCGCCGCGAGAG GGCCAAGCAGGCGCGGGTATCCCTGGAGCTGAAGAAAGCAGCCAAGCGGACAGTGAGCATCAGCGA GAGCCCAGACACACTAGGTGATGGGATCATAGAGGAAGCAGAAACTCTAGCTCTGGCTGCTGAGCCAGAGTCCCTGGAGAGTGAGGCTGGCGAGAAATGGAAGAGGCCCTTCAG GTCTGCCTCTGCCACCTCCCTGACGCTGTCCCGCTGTGTGGATGTGGTGAAGGGGCTTCtaga TTTCAAGAAGAGGAGAGGCCACTCAATAGGGGGAGCCCCTGAGCAGCGATACCAGAGCATCCCTATGTGCGTGGCTGCCCGACTTCCTACTCGAGCTCAGGATATGCTG GATGCCCACCTCTCCGAGGTCAACACTGTTTGTTTTGGCCCCAACAGCAGCCTTCTGGCCACTGGAGGGGCTGACCGGCTCATCCTCCTCTGGAATGTTGTGGGAG GTCGCCTGAAGGCCAACCAGACCCTTGAAGGAGCTGGCGGCAGCATCACCAGTGTGGACTTTGACCCCTCG ggctcccaggTATTGGCAGCTACTTACAATAAGGCCGCCCAGCTCTGGAAGGTGGGGGAGGCACAGTCCAAG GAGACACTATCTGGACATGCAGACAAAGTGACAGCTGCCAAATTCAAGCTAACACGGCATCAGGCGGTGACTGGGAGCCGGGACCGGACAGTGAAGGAGTGGGACCTCGGCCGCGCCTACT GCTCCAGGACCATCAATGTCATTTCCTACTGTAACGACGTGGTGTGTGGGGACCATGTCATCATTAGTGGCCACAATGACCAGAAGATCCGGTTCTGGGACAGCAG GGGACCCCGCTGCATCCAGGTCATCCCTGTGCAGGGCCGggtcacctccctgagcctcagccacGACCAGCTGCATCTGCTCAGCTGTTCTCGAGATGATACTCTTAAGGTCATTGACCTGCGTGTCAGCAATATCCGCCAGGTGTTCAG AGCTGATGGCTTCAAGTGTGGCTCTGACTGGACCAAAGCTGTGTTCAG TCCAGACAGAAGCTACGCACTGGCAGGTTCCTGGGATGGAGTGCTTTACATCTGGAACGTAGACACTGGGAAACTGGAGAGTAGCCTTCAGGGACCCCATAG TTTTGCAGAAACCTGGCAACCAAGGATTGGAATGGTGAGGGTGAGGATGAGACTACAGCCCACTTTTGCACGGGTCAAGAGACTCCTTGGGAGTCATCTTCTTTAA